One Roseimaritima multifibrata DNA window includes the following coding sequences:
- a CDS encoding sodium:solute symporter translates to MNFAIQPVDTGIVCVYLIAVVLFGMWIGRGKKDLDGYLLGGRDLPWWAILGSIVATETSTATFLSVPGIAYAAGGDMRFLQLAFGFVLGRMLVAVILLPQYFQGHLYTAYEVLHKQFGGGVKTFASLLFLVTRNLGDGLRLFLAGIALEKAIGIELHWCIVLIGLLTILYTFFGGMKAVVWSDCIQLVVYVSGGLIALYLLVQALPTGWAGLWEFGHETGRWHLFDLRIRSTDNFSFWSEPYTLIAGLLGGAVLSFGTHGTDQMMVQRFLCARNERAARRALILSGFAAFGQFALFLLLGVALACFYTQVDPRTFEHADEVLASYIVEYLPTGLIGLTLAAVFAAAMSTLSSSLNSSASAAVNDLYAPWHTYKGTTVRPEKMVTASRAFTIAFGVLQIAIGLGASALSKSVIGDALAIAGFAAGILVGVFLLGVWGNGIDRRAAFLGMLGGFVILVYAKFGTTLAWTWFAPLGALFTYFIGWSSNLFFSPSAKPPQTAAESRST, encoded by the coding sequence GTGAATTTTGCAATCCAACCAGTCGATACCGGGATCGTATGTGTCTACTTGATCGCGGTTGTCCTATTTGGCATGTGGATCGGCCGGGGGAAAAAAGACCTTGATGGCTACCTCTTAGGTGGCAGAGACCTACCTTGGTGGGCCATTTTGGGTTCGATTGTTGCCACCGAAACCAGCACCGCCACTTTCCTAAGCGTTCCTGGAATTGCATATGCCGCTGGCGGCGATATGCGATTTCTTCAGCTGGCGTTTGGATTCGTGCTGGGCAGAATGTTGGTCGCCGTAATCTTGTTGCCTCAATATTTCCAAGGGCATCTATATACCGCCTATGAAGTCCTCCACAAACAGTTCGGGGGGGGCGTCAAAACATTCGCCTCGCTTTTGTTTTTGGTAACACGAAATCTTGGGGATGGGCTAAGACTGTTCCTGGCAGGGATCGCGTTGGAAAAAGCAATCGGGATCGAATTGCATTGGTGCATCGTTCTGATCGGTTTACTGACAATCCTCTATACCTTTTTCGGAGGCATGAAAGCGGTTGTCTGGAGCGATTGTATTCAGTTGGTTGTCTATGTCTCCGGCGGGCTGATCGCCCTGTACTTGCTGGTCCAAGCACTCCCAACAGGCTGGGCCGGACTTTGGGAGTTCGGACACGAAACAGGACGCTGGCACTTGTTCGACCTGCGGATACGATCGACCGACAACTTCTCGTTCTGGAGCGAACCCTACACTCTGATCGCAGGTTTATTGGGTGGAGCCGTCCTTAGTTTTGGAACCCATGGCACAGACCAAATGATGGTTCAACGATTTCTCTGCGCGAGGAACGAACGTGCCGCTCGGCGCGCATTGATCCTCAGCGGATTCGCCGCATTTGGGCAGTTCGCATTGTTCCTCCTGCTGGGCGTCGCCCTTGCCTGCTTTTACACCCAAGTCGACCCGCGAACCTTCGAACATGCCGACGAAGTCCTTGCTTCTTACATTGTCGAATACCTCCCCACGGGACTTATCGGTTTGACTTTGGCCGCCGTCTTTGCTGCGGCAATGTCAACGCTTTCCAGTTCATTAAACTCCTCTGCAAGTGCCGCAGTGAACGATCTCTATGCACCATGGCATACCTACAAAGGTACCACCGTCCGGCCGGAAAAAATGGTGACAGCCAGCCGAGCTTTCACGATCGCCTTCGGAGTGCTTCAGATTGCGATTGGCTTGGGCGCCAGTGCACTCTCCAAAAGTGTCATCGGAGATGCGTTAGCGATTGCCGGATTTGCCGCCGGAATCTTGGTCGGCGTCTTTTTACTTGGCGTGTGGGGAAACGGAATCGATCGGCGTGCGGCTTTTCTCGGCATGCTGGGTGGATTTGTCATATTGGTTTACGCGAAATTTGGAACCACCTTGGCATGGACTTGGTTTGCTCCCCTGGGCGCCCTTTTCACTTATTTCATTGGCTGGTCAAGCAACCTGTTTTTCTCCCCTTCCGCAAAGCCGCCTCAAACGGCGGCTGAAAGTCGATCCACATGA
- the polA gene encoding DNA polymerase I: MTEDLLGFPRNEPDLLDSQPRLFLLDGMALVYRAHFALIRSPRRNSAGLCTSAVFGMTNTVMDILKKERPTHIAVAFDTSEPTERHRMFPAYKAQRDAMPEEIALQLPIIDRLFSALKIESLRNPGYEADDIIGTLATEAAKQQVETWMVTPDKDYDQLVGEHVSIFRPGRKGSDFERIGVPEVLQKWGIERVDQVIDVLGLMGDASDNIPGVPGIGPKTAQKLIQQFGSIESLLDNADQLKGKQRERVEENRELALQSKQLVTIQLDVPQDVSIESLRWDGPDEAALQSLFMELEFDTLGKKYFGAKFSSAANRSANLRTQRVKEIQTSLFDEPVTEKTIVDVPHNYQIVESFEDQDALIEKLQAQPAFAFDTETTGLDPRTADPLGLAFSFASHEAYYVVCPDDPQAAKDVLKRFEVVLNDPKIKKIGHNLKYDLSLLKWQGISYCGPLFDTMLAHTVKEPEMRHGLDELARIYLGYQPIPTSDLLGPKGKEQRTMRDVPQEKVVEYACEDADVTWQVAQILEKELDGAELTRLCEDVEFPLVSVLIDMEFEGIRLDTDALAAYSDELSIEIEQLRSEIFAAAGHEFNIDSPKQMGVVLFDEMQLEANPKKTATGQYSTRESELERLSARHPIIANILEYRNAVKLKSVYVDQLPTHVDPRTKRIHTHYSQSWTATGRMQSNDPNLQTIPIRKARGRGIRAAFIARDDSHRLLSADYSQIELRVMAELSQDEAMLEAFREQIDIHTATAAKVYKVDLEDVTREMRDKAKTVNFGIIYGISAFGLQQRLNIPRDEAKQLIDNYFEKYPGVQRYIDETIAFAKEHGYVQTLTGRRRYLRDIDSRNRGLASAAERLAMNSPIQGTAADMLKLALIKVHQELQDRKLETKMLLSVHDEIVFDMPLEEEATVIPVIEEAMRNALPMSVPIVVEVGMGTNWLEAH, from the coding sequence ATGACTGAAGATTTACTGGGGTTTCCCCGCAACGAACCCGATTTGCTTGATTCGCAGCCACGCTTGTTTTTGCTTGACGGCATGGCGTTGGTCTACCGAGCCCACTTCGCACTCATTCGCAGCCCGCGAAGAAATTCTGCAGGGCTTTGCACGTCCGCCGTTTTTGGGATGACCAACACGGTTATGGACATCCTGAAAAAGGAGCGACCGACGCACATCGCCGTAGCCTTTGATACGAGCGAACCGACCGAGCGTCACCGTATGTTCCCTGCCTATAAGGCACAACGTGATGCCATGCCGGAGGAGATTGCACTCCAGTTGCCGATCATCGATCGACTGTTCTCTGCGTTGAAAATCGAATCGCTGCGCAACCCGGGTTACGAAGCGGACGACATTATTGGCACGCTGGCAACCGAAGCGGCCAAGCAACAAGTTGAAACCTGGATGGTGACCCCCGACAAGGATTACGACCAGTTGGTGGGGGAACATGTTTCGATCTTTAGGCCCGGAAGAAAGGGATCGGATTTTGAACGAATCGGAGTCCCTGAAGTTCTTCAAAAATGGGGAATTGAACGGGTCGATCAAGTGATTGATGTGCTTGGGTTGATGGGGGATGCGAGCGATAACATTCCCGGCGTTCCCGGCATCGGTCCGAAAACCGCTCAGAAGTTGATTCAGCAATTTGGATCGATCGAATCCCTGTTGGACAATGCAGACCAACTGAAAGGGAAGCAGCGTGAACGAGTCGAAGAAAATCGCGAACTTGCGTTGCAGTCGAAACAGTTGGTGACGATTCAGTTGGACGTTCCACAAGACGTCAGTATCGAATCGCTTCGTTGGGACGGCCCGGACGAAGCCGCCTTGCAGTCGCTGTTCATGGAATTGGAATTCGACACGCTGGGGAAGAAATATTTCGGAGCGAAATTCTCTTCGGCGGCCAACCGTTCGGCAAACTTGCGAACGCAACGCGTCAAGGAAATCCAAACATCGCTGTTCGATGAACCGGTAACCGAGAAAACGATCGTTGATGTTCCCCACAATTATCAAATCGTTGAATCGTTCGAAGACCAAGATGCATTGATTGAAAAGTTGCAGGCGCAGCCGGCGTTTGCATTTGATACGGAAACAACCGGTTTGGATCCCCGCACCGCGGACCCGCTGGGGTTGGCTTTTTCTTTTGCCAGCCATGAAGCGTATTACGTCGTCTGCCCCGATGACCCGCAAGCTGCAAAAGATGTTTTGAAACGATTTGAAGTGGTTCTAAACGATCCAAAAATCAAGAAGATCGGGCACAACCTGAAGTACGATCTCTCGTTGCTGAAGTGGCAAGGGATTTCGTATTGCGGCCCGCTCTTCGACACCATGCTTGCCCATACGGTCAAGGAACCGGAAATGCGGCATGGCTTGGATGAATTGGCGAGGATTTACTTGGGGTATCAACCGATTCCCACCAGCGACCTGCTTGGCCCGAAAGGGAAAGAGCAGCGGACGATGCGTGATGTGCCGCAGGAAAAGGTCGTTGAATATGCCTGTGAAGATGCCGACGTCACCTGGCAGGTGGCTCAGATTCTAGAAAAAGAGCTGGATGGGGCGGAACTGACGCGGCTGTGTGAAGACGTTGAATTCCCGTTGGTGTCGGTGCTGATCGACATGGAGTTTGAAGGGATTCGATTGGATACGGATGCCCTGGCAGCGTACTCGGATGAATTGAGTATCGAAATCGAACAACTGCGGAGCGAAATTTTTGCTGCAGCAGGTCATGAATTCAATATTGATTCCCCTAAGCAAATGGGAGTCGTACTGTTTGACGAAATGCAGCTAGAAGCCAACCCAAAAAAGACGGCTACCGGGCAGTACTCGACAAGAGAATCGGAGCTTGAGCGGTTGTCGGCTAGACATCCGATCATCGCGAATATTTTGGAGTATCGCAACGCTGTCAAACTGAAATCCGTTTACGTCGATCAACTGCCCACCCATGTCGATCCACGCACCAAACGGATTCATACGCACTATTCGCAGTCGTGGACGGCGACCGGACGAATGCAATCCAATGACCCCAACCTGCAGACCATCCCCATTCGCAAGGCGCGCGGCCGGGGGATTCGAGCAGCCTTTATCGCAAGAGATGATTCGCATCGATTGCTCTCAGCGGATTACTCGCAAATTGAACTTCGAGTCATGGCAGAGCTGAGCCAAGATGAAGCGATGCTTGAGGCTTTTCGGGAACAGATCGACATCCATACCGCAACGGCCGCCAAGGTCTATAAAGTCGACTTGGAAGACGTGACGCGTGAAATGCGCGACAAAGCGAAAACGGTCAACTTTGGCATCATCTATGGGATTTCAGCGTTTGGGTTGCAGCAACGATTGAACATCCCTCGAGACGAAGCGAAGCAGTTGATCGACAACTACTTTGAAAAGTATCCGGGCGTACAACGGTACATCGATGAGACGATTGCGTTTGCCAAAGAGCACGGGTACGTCCAGACGCTGACTGGCCGGCGACGTTATTTGCGAGACATCGATTCCCGCAATCGAGGGTTGGCGTCGGCAGCAGAACGCTTGGCAATGAACAGTCCAATTCAGGGTACCGCTGCGGACATGTTGAAACTGGCGCTTATCAAAGTTCATCAAGAACTACAGGATCGCAAGCTGGAAACCAAGATGTTGTTATCGGTCCATGACGAAATCGTGTTCGATATGCCGCTAGAGGAAGAGGCGACCGTGATCCCCGTCATCGAAGAAGCGATGCGAAACGCGCTTCCCATGTCGGTCCCAATCGTCGTCGAAGTCGGAATGGGAACCAACTGGCTGGAAGCGCACTAA
- a CDS encoding prenyltransferase/squalene oxidase repeat-containing protein, protein MLVSVEADAVGLALDRDWMEEQADATHAYFEPRIDDMNVGAHVPGGAATVGYGLWALSLDKRPPDATTMAMVSYLLQIQGVARLKDRQGEENRKVSHGRWIASCRRAPMQASVVADTVLALMGIERYASQEQRARAAKARADADRWLDSVPLTSQQDRLWRLWGLHHLGGEETSKARVLKAVLAAQNKDGGWGETSELLSDTFSTGQTIFMLCDTGTALDDPAITSGRDFLLRTQQTDGSWKFVSHAIPAQQFFDNGDPHGKNQFISVAATAWATSALIQLMPQPE, encoded by the coding sequence ATGTTGGTGTCTGTGGAAGCTGACGCCGTTGGGCTGGCGTTGGATAGGGACTGGATGGAGGAACAGGCGGACGCGACTCATGCTTATTTCGAACCACGCATCGACGACATGAATGTTGGGGCACACGTTCCCGGTGGTGCTGCCACGGTTGGTTACGGACTTTGGGCGTTGAGCTTGGACAAACGTCCCCCCGACGCGACAACTATGGCGATGGTCAGCTATCTGCTGCAGATTCAAGGCGTTGCACGACTGAAAGACCGTCAAGGCGAAGAAAACAGAAAAGTGAGCCACGGACGTTGGATTGCATCGTGCCGCCGAGCGCCCATGCAAGCCTCGGTGGTCGCCGACACGGTGTTGGCGCTGATGGGGATCGAGCGTTACGCTTCGCAGGAACAGCGGGCCCGTGCGGCAAAAGCTCGTGCCGACGCCGACAGATGGTTAGATAGTGTTCCCCTTACGAGTCAGCAAGATCGCCTTTGGCGGCTATGGGGACTGCATCACCTTGGCGGGGAAGAAACGTCGAAAGCACGGGTTCTAAAAGCGGTTTTGGCGGCGCAAAACAAAGATGGTGGTTGGGGCGAGACAAGTGAACTTCTGAGCGACACCTTTTCTACAGGGCAAACGATTTTCATGTTGTGCGACACTGGCACGGCGCTCGACGATCCAGCAATCACCAGCGGGCGGGACTTTTTGCTGCGGACTCAACAGACTGACGGATCATGGAAATTTGTGAGTCACGCAATACCCGCGCAGCAATTCTTCGACAATGGTGACCCGCACGGTAAAAATCAGTTTATCTCTGTTGCCGCCACTGCATGGGCGACCTCTGCTCTTATCCAGTTGATGCCACAGCCCGAATGA
- a CDS encoding spermidine synthase: protein MSRPNLEILAYEETKLGPLCLRRRELLSDPGTVVTEVTLNHEFLMSSYNTDSERAISNRSIEIHGGSNLKALVGGFGLGYTAWELLQHANVASVEVVEYLPQVLDWLREGLIPLSKELNAVPHLRLTPGDIYQRLQSDPKEEFDLIVIDVDHSPSDQLDEDEHEFYTAKGLAKAKAHLTDGGVLAVWSYDESSPFSEALKQSFDSVYVEPIRTFNALVNHEQTDWLFFGVK, encoded by the coding sequence ATGAGCCGACCTAACTTGGAAATCTTGGCATACGAAGAAACAAAGCTGGGGCCGCTATGTCTTCGTCGCCGCGAACTGTTGTCAGACCCAGGGACCGTGGTCACGGAAGTGACCCTAAACCACGAATTCCTGATGAGCAGTTACAACACCGATTCGGAACGAGCGATTTCGAATCGCTCCATCGAGATCCACGGCGGCAGCAACCTAAAAGCGTTGGTCGGCGGCTTCGGTCTTGGATACACCGCCTGGGAACTGTTGCAACATGCGAACGTTGCATCGGTCGAGGTTGTCGAATATTTGCCGCAGGTCCTTGACTGGCTGCGTGAAGGGCTGATTCCCTTATCAAAGGAATTGAACGCCGTCCCACACCTGCGACTTACCCCCGGCGACATCTATCAACGACTGCAGAGCGATCCCAAGGAAGAATTCGATTTAATCGTTATCGACGTCGATCATTCTCCAAGCGATCAACTGGACGAAGACGAACATGAATTTTATACAGCGAAGGGCCTAGCCAAAGCCAAAGCACACTTAACCGACGGCGGCGTCCTGGCCGTCTGGTCCTACGATGAAAGCAGCCCTTTCTCCGAAGCATTAAAGCAATCGTTCGACTCCGTTTACGTAGAACCAATCCGAACATTCAACGCCCTGGTCAATCACGAACAAACCGATTGGCTATTCTTCGGCGTCAAATAA
- a CDS encoding exo-beta-N-acetylmuramidase NamZ family protein has protein sequence MQSSCFSRMAGRTAVSVLLLWMGTTVATCQETVKPAEPASAQVPPLETPTSTLLTGLDILQRDRFVQLKGQRVGLITNHTGVNRRGESLVKILQDAPEVDLTALFSPEHGFAGILDQARIDDQQDSTTGLPIFSLYGKTRKPTPDSLQNVDTLVFDIQDIGARFYTYVSTMGLAMQAAAEQEIRFVVLDRPNPINGISVQGPILDAGSESFVGFHPIPVRHGMTVGELAQMLKQDLNLDLDLTVVPVESWQRDEMYDSTGLLWINPSPNMRNLTQALLYPGIGLIETTNVSVGRGTDTPFEIIGAPWLQPLTFAAGLNLEGLPGVRFVPLQFTPQSSKYAAQICGGVRIIVTDQSQFDSLRTGLTVAVHLRRHYPTEWETKSLNRLLNHKATYDGIIAGKSVDDLQAGYWDGLEKFIQRRKAFLIYPQEG, from the coding sequence ATGCAATCCTCCTGCTTCTCGCGAATGGCTGGACGCACCGCCGTGTCGGTGTTACTGCTATGGATGGGAACGACGGTCGCCACTTGCCAAGAAACAGTCAAACCGGCTGAACCCGCGTCCGCTCAAGTCCCTCCCTTGGAAACACCTACCTCCACCCTCCTAACGGGACTGGATATTTTGCAACGCGACCGTTTTGTCCAACTAAAGGGACAACGTGTCGGATTGATCACCAATCACACGGGCGTAAATCGTCGCGGTGAAAGTTTGGTAAAAATCTTGCAGGATGCCCCCGAAGTCGATCTGACCGCCCTCTTCAGCCCCGAACATGGATTTGCTGGAATCCTCGATCAAGCTCGGATCGATGATCAACAGGATTCGACAACCGGGTTACCAATTTTCAGCTTGTACGGAAAAACCCGCAAGCCAACACCTGACAGCCTTCAAAATGTCGATACGTTGGTTTTTGATATCCAAGACATCGGAGCCCGGTTCTATACCTATGTCTCCACGATGGGTTTGGCGATGCAAGCGGCCGCCGAACAGGAGATCCGATTTGTCGTCTTGGATCGCCCGAATCCAATCAACGGAATCAGCGTCCAAGGTCCGATCCTGGACGCGGGGAGCGAATCCTTTGTCGGCTTCCATCCGATCCCGGTCCGCCATGGGATGACCGTCGGCGAATTAGCCCAAATGTTGAAACAAGATTTGAATCTGGACCTGGACTTAACCGTCGTCCCCGTTGAAAGCTGGCAGCGAGACGAAATGTATGACAGCACAGGTCTTCTGTGGATCAATCCTTCTCCGAACATGCGGAACTTGACACAGGCCCTCCTCTACCCGGGAATCGGACTGATCGAAACAACCAACGTTTCGGTCGGACGCGGCACGGACACGCCGTTTGAAATCATCGGAGCCCCTTGGCTTCAACCATTGACCTTTGCAGCAGGATTGAACCTGGAAGGATTACCAGGAGTGCGATTCGTCCCCCTTCAGTTTACTCCCCAGTCCAGCAAGTATGCCGCTCAGATTTGCGGCGGCGTACGCATCATCGTGACCGATCAAAGTCAATTCGATTCTTTACGCACCGGGCTGACCGTTGCCGTCCATCTCCGTCGCCACTACCCCACAGAATGGGAAACGAAATCGCTAAACCGATTGCTAAATCACAAAGCAACCTACGACGGAATTATCGCGGGGAAAAGTGTCGACGATCTACAAGCCGGATACTGGGACGGCCTAGAAAAATTCATCCAACGACGAAAAGCATTTTTGATCTATCCCCAAGAAGGATAA
- a CDS encoding glycosyl hydrolase family 32: MRQNFNCVVHLMSIVRCAMFFLIGSGCLILAVPPAAYANDAALEESPALAFFSAVETDSFRPGKRIFTDRPYTCPDIPEELKELIFIRTEINGYQFECLRAGVVYALTPAASREKAASQEGYLLEHGFEQIDDNEFQLFGKNAIDRVTVYRKSLAVGDQLAVGKWAVLLVPRGSKITQWKPRPWQENDGELLYNGIRLPRVWPPANLGGQGDDPLPVPYLDYPPAELPIDIGRQLFVDDFLIDSTTLQRTWHKAVKYEGNPVLKPETELELGTNSGHAPMAAPFSGGVWYDPTDQLYKMWYCAGWFDGTAYAVSDDGISWRRPVLDVQPGTNRVIPPSGQRDSAAVVLDPFAKGQEPRFKMLVWGRPQGGKLFTSADGIGWSDPVATGPMGDRSTIFFNPFRKKWVYSIRSSWQARSRNYSEHEDFLEGAAVSKQVKWMRADNLDLPDTHWFYAFPDRDQKPLDPQLYNLDAVAYESLMLGAFEIYQGPPNSDCAKEGVPKLTEIHLGFSRDGFHWHRPTDRTPFIPASRKEGSWDRGYLQSNAAVCVVVGDELWFYYTGFAGDSARKGREARDNGMYANASTGIAKLRRDGFASMDAGTDGGTLTTKQVTFSGNRLFVNVDCPEGRLRVDVLDKNGKPIEGFSAANCRPLSVDSTLSEVTWEGTKDLSRLAGRPVRFRFHLQDGQLYSFWVSSDEDGASNGYVAGGGPGFEGGVNAGADRNVSER; the protein is encoded by the coding sequence ATGCGACAAAATTTTAATTGTGTGGTTCATCTGATGTCGATCGTTCGCTGTGCGATGTTTTTCCTAATCGGTAGTGGGTGCTTGATACTTGCTGTGCCGCCCGCTGCCTATGCGAATGATGCGGCGTTGGAAGAATCGCCCGCGTTGGCTTTCTTTTCCGCGGTTGAAACCGATTCGTTTCGTCCCGGTAAAAGAATCTTTACGGATCGACCCTACACCTGTCCCGATATTCCCGAGGAACTGAAAGAGCTGATTTTCATCCGAACGGAGATTAATGGCTATCAGTTTGAATGTCTACGCGCAGGTGTTGTTTACGCGCTCACTCCAGCGGCCAGCCGCGAAAAGGCTGCTAGTCAAGAAGGCTATTTGTTAGAGCATGGATTTGAGCAGATTGACGACAACGAATTTCAGCTGTTTGGAAAGAATGCTATCGACAGGGTGACTGTGTATCGCAAGTCGTTGGCAGTGGGAGACCAGCTGGCGGTTGGTAAATGGGCAGTCTTGTTAGTTCCTCGCGGAAGTAAAATCACCCAGTGGAAGCCGCGTCCTTGGCAGGAAAATGATGGGGAGTTGTTGTACAACGGCATCCGCCTGCCTCGCGTCTGGCCGCCAGCAAATCTGGGTGGGCAAGGGGACGATCCCCTGCCGGTTCCCTATCTGGATTACCCGCCGGCCGAATTACCGATTGATATTGGCCGTCAGTTGTTCGTCGATGATTTTCTGATCGATAGCACGACATTGCAGCGGACCTGGCACAAGGCCGTCAAATATGAGGGCAATCCCGTATTAAAACCTGAGACCGAACTTGAATTGGGAACGAATAGCGGTCACGCTCCCATGGCGGCTCCGTTTAGTGGCGGCGTTTGGTATGACCCGACCGATCAGCTTTATAAAATGTGGTACTGTGCTGGCTGGTTTGACGGGACTGCCTATGCGGTCAGCGACGATGGGATTTCTTGGCGGCGACCCGTGTTGGATGTTCAGCCAGGGACCAATCGTGTTATCCCACCGAGCGGACAACGTGACTCGGCGGCGGTGGTTCTTGATCCTTTTGCGAAGGGACAAGAACCACGTTTTAAGATGCTTGTCTGGGGGCGACCGCAGGGAGGCAAATTGTTCACATCCGCCGACGGGATCGGATGGAGCGATCCTGTGGCGACCGGTCCAATGGGCGACCGGAGCACCATTTTCTTTAACCCGTTTAGAAAGAAGTGGGTTTATAGCATCCGCTCTTCATGGCAAGCCCGGAGTCGCAACTACAGTGAGCATGAGGACTTTCTAGAAGGTGCTGCGGTTTCGAAACAAGTGAAATGGATGCGAGCAGATAACCTTGATCTTCCCGATACCCATTGGTTTTATGCTTTTCCGGATCGCGACCAGAAACCGCTCGACCCTCAATTGTACAACCTGGATGCGGTTGCCTATGAGTCTCTGATGCTTGGTGCATTTGAAATTTACCAAGGGCCTCCAAATTCGGACTGCGCGAAAGAAGGGGTACCGAAACTGACGGAGATTCACCTTGGTTTCAGCCGTGATGGATTTCATTGGCACCGGCCGACAGATCGTACGCCCTTTATCCCCGCCAGTCGGAAAGAAGGCAGTTGGGATCGTGGGTATTTGCAATCGAACGCCGCTGTTTGCGTGGTCGTGGGCGACGAATTGTGGTTTTACTATACAGGGTTTGCTGGAGATTCAGCACGTAAGGGACGTGAAGCCCGGGACAACGGGATGTATGCAAATGCCTCGACGGGGATCGCCAAGTTGCGGCGAGACGGGTTCGCCAGTATGGATGCAGGGACCGACGGCGGAACACTGACCACAAAACAGGTTACGTTCAGCGGGAACCGGTTGTTTGTCAACGTTGATTGTCCTGAGGGGCGTCTTCGTGTCGATGTGCTGGATAAAAATGGCAAACCGATAGAAGGATTCTCCGCAGCGAATTGCCGTCCTCTGTCTGTCGACAGCACCTTGTCGGAAGTGACTTGGGAAGGAACCAAGGATCTATCCCGTTTGGCTGGCAGACCGGTCCGCTTCCGCTTTCATCTTCAGGACGGGCAGCTGTATTCCTTTTGGGTTTCCTCTGACGAAGATGGAGCCAGCAACGGATACGTCGCCGGTGGAGGACCAGGATTTGAGGGAGGTGTCAACGCCGGTGCAGATAGAAATGTGAGTGAACGTTGA